Part of the Paenibacillus aurantius genome, AAGCATCTGCCAGAGAAGATTGAAAAGATGTACGTTGAATGTAGAAAGTCGTTTTCTACTGAATGTTACTACTCGGTTATAATGGTCGCTCGCTCGTTAGTGATGCATATAGCTGTGGATAAAGGTGCAGGCGCAAATCTTAGTTTTATTGAATATGTAAACTATTTAGAGACAGAAGGGTATACATCGCGGCACAATCGACCTTGGGTCGACAAAATAAGGGAACGAGGAAACCATTACATCCACGAAATAGACGAAGCAACAAAAGAAGACGCTGCACGAATAATTGTATTTATTAGTCAATTGCTTAAAAATGTATATGAACTTCCACAAATGGCGAACGAGGTTTGAGTATGCAAAATACAAGAGAATCGGGACTTGAGTCCCTAATTGTTGACTGGCTCGTAGAAAAAAACGGCTACGATCAAGGCACGAACGAGGACTACAACAAAGAGTATACTATTGATGAAACGCGGTTGTTCCGCTTCTTAGAGGCGACACAACCTAAACAATTGGAATTGCTTGGGGTTAAGCAAAGCAGACTTAAATATAGTCAGTTTCTTGACCGACTTGTTGGTGAAATCGCCAAACGCGGCGTTATTGACGTTCTTCGAAACGGTGTGAAAGTTTATCCCGCAAGCCTTGTTATGTTTTACATGACCCCATCGGAAAAGAACCCTGCGGCAAAGGAACTTTTTGAGAAGAACATTTTTAGTGTCACCCGCCAATTGCAATACAGTAAGGATAACACTCGCCTCGCTTTAGATTTTTGCGTTTTTATAAACGGTTTGCCCGTCGTCACCTGCGAGCTGAAGAACCAGCTAACCAAACAAGACGTGGAAGATGCCGTTTATCAATACAAGACCTACCGCGACCCAAAGGAGTTGCTGTTTAGTTTCAAGCGGTGTATGGTGCATTTCGCCGTGGACGACGCAAGGGTGAAGTTTTGCACTAAACTAGCAGGGAAAGCGTCGTGGTTTCTGCCTTTTGACAAAGGCTACAATGACGGTGCGGGCAATCCGCCCAACCCCAACGGCATCATGACCGACTACCTTTGGAAAGAAATACTTACAAAATTTAGCCTTGCCAATATTATTGAAAACTACGCCCAAGTGGTGATTGATGAAAATAAAAAAACAAAGAAGAAAACCGAAAAGCAGATTTTTCCGCGCTACCATCAACTCAGCGTGGTTCGGTCATTGCTTGCCAACGTTAAAGCCAATGGCGTCGGGCAAAAATACCTTATCCAGCATAGCGCGGGTAGCGGCAAGTCGAACTCCATTGCGTGGCTTGCTCACCAGCTTGTAGGTCTTGAAGTAAACGGCGTTGCGGTGGTGGATTCTGTGATTGTGGTTACAGACCGTGTGAATCTCGATAAACAAATCCGTGACACTATCAAGCAGTTTATGCAGGTGTCGAATACCGTGGCGTGGGCGGAGCGTTCAGGAGATTTGCGGGAAGCAATCGCCGGTGGTAAGAAAATTATTATAACGACTGTACACAAATTCCCGTTTATTTTAAATGACATCGGCACAGCTCATAAAGGCAGCAAATTTGCTATTATCATAGACGAGGCACATAGCAGTCAAAGTGGTAATATGTCTTCATCTATGAACGTCGCCCTTGGTGGCGATTTTGACCCCGAAGCCGACGTAGAGGACAAAATCAACGCACTTGTTGAAGGGCGCAAAATGCTGACTAACGCCAGTTATTTCGCCTTTACCGCGACACCCAAAAACAAAACTCTTGAGATGTTCGGCATTCCTTCTTCGCAACCAGACGGTACAGTCAAACACTATCCGTTCCATAACTATTCGATGAAACAAGCCATTCAAGAAGGCTTTATTTTGGATGTGCTGAAATACTATACACCAATAAAGAGTTTCTATAAACTAGTGAAAACTGTAACCGACAATCCCGAATACGACAAGAAAAAGGCGCAGAAAAGACTCCGTGCTTACGTTGAGAGTGATGAATTCGCCATTGCCACTAAAGCGGGCATCATGGTTGAGCATTTCCACGACATCGTCTGCCGCAAAATTGACGGCAAGGCGCGAGCAATGGTCGTAACGAGTAGTATCGAGCGGGCGATTGAATACTTTTACGCCATTTACAGCTGCCTAGAAGCACGAAAAAGTCCGTATAAAGCCATCATCGCCTTTTCGGGTGACAAGGAATACGGTGGCAAAACGCTAAACGAGAGCCTAATTAACGATTTCCCCAGCAAGGATATTGAAGATATGTTCGCCGAAGAACCCTATCGTATTTTAGTCGTAGCGGACAAGTTCCAAACCGGCTATGACGAGCCACTCCTGCATACAATGTATGTAGACAAAATTTTGACCGACATTAAAGCGGTACAGACCCTTTCCCGACTAAATCGCGCAAAAGAGGGTAAGTTTGACACTTTCGTTTTAGATTTTGCTAACGAATCGGAAGATATTGGAAATGCGTTCTCGCGCTATTATCGCACAACGATTCTATCAGGCGAAACAGACCCGAACAAGCTATATGACTTGATTTCAGCAATGGAGCAACACCAAGTCTACACAGAATATCATGTGGACGGTTTTATTAACCTTTATCTTGGCAGTGCGGAGCGCGATAAACTCGATCCAATTCTGGACACTTGTGCCAACAATTACAAAAAACTTGATGAAGCAGGACAAGTTGAATTCAAGTCTTCTGCAAAAGGATTTGTACGAACATATGGATTCCTCGGTGCGATACTGCCTTACGGTAATGCCGAGTGGGAAAAGCTGTCCATCTTCCTAAACCTATTGCTACCGAAACTTCCGTCACCCAAAGAGGAAGATTTGTCGGCGGGTATTATGGAATCAATCGACCTCGATAGCTACCGTGCGGAAGCCCGCTCTATGATTTCAATTCAGCTTGGAGATGATAATGCCGAAGTTGCCCCTGTTCCGACTGGCGGAATCGGTGGCAAGCAGCCACCCGAACTTGATTTGCTTACAAACATACTGTCAATCTTCAACGACCTGTTCGGAAACATCGACTGGAAGGACGCGGATAATGTACGGGCGCAAATACAGCGTATTCCGGGCATGGTATCAAAGGATACCAAGTACCAAAACGCTATGAAGAATTCGGATAAGCAAAACGCCCGTATGGAGAGTGATGCTGCCTTACAACGAGTGATTTTTAACATTATGGCTGATAATATGGAAATATTCAAGCAATGGGGTGACAATCCGTCCTTCAAGAAGTGGCTGGCGGATATGGTTTTCAACGTGACATACAACACCGATGGCAAGCCTTTTAGTGGTGAGGCTACGGTATAAATAAAGAACGAAAAGAGCCTTCCTCAAGGGGGATATGAAGTATTCATTTCAAAAACTCATGCCCGAAGTGACTGTAACCAATATCGCGGGAATAGGTCGTTCTCCGCATACGATGCATATGCCTGAAAAATCGCATCTAAGCATATTTTTATTGGATAGGCATCAATTGTAAGCGTGAGCTGTCCTAAAAAAGAGCAGAATTAAACGGCTTCTGCTCTTTTAATTTTGCTAACATTTTTGCTAACATGGCTCCGTATGCATCTTCCTTAACATAGAGCTCGTAGAACATAAAGAGTGCCTTTAAGCCGCATGGTTAAAGGATTTATGCACGAGCTTTTCGTAATGTAGAAGAGGGGGCACGAAGGACGGTTCAGGACTTAAAATCCTGCGGTGGATGGCCACTATACGGGTTCGATTCCGGTCCTCGGCATTCAAGGCTAAGTAGCATGAGTCCTGAGGTATCTAATAGACACACAGGACTCAGGTAAACCACCTTTTCGCAACTTGAACAAAAAAAGCCGGATGAGGAATTTTTGTTGTGTATAGAACCTTACGGACTTGTTGACGTCTTGTTGACGAACAGCGTCAACAAGCAATCAAACTCAAACAAAAGGACCGATATGCTATAGTTAAAACCCTTATATATCAAGGGTATTAACCAACCAATACAGATCCCAACCAACCCGTACATGTTCCCGCATACGGAGCTCGTTGAGTGTGTCTCGCAGATCGTCTTAAAAGAAGAAGCAGGCTCCCGATAAGGGATAGCCTGCTTCTATTCAGTTGTTTGGAGCAGAGAAGCGGTAATGAATCCGTGGCATTCCGTCTTCTCGAACTTCAATCCGAGTTACCAAACGGTGTAGCATCTCGGGAGTTAATTCATCGAAATTTAGGAAGCTAAGCAACTCTGACTTCAGCTGACTAAGGTTTTCTGTAACATTTTCATGTTCAAATTCGGATGTCAACTCGGTTTTCTTCAAGACTAACTCATTGATTTCAGTATTGGTGGCATCAACATTTTCGCGATACTCCTCATGTGTAAGGAGCTCATCAGCTAAAAGGTTGACAAAATTCTTTTTACGCTTCTTCAATGTATCGATGTCTTTTGATAATTTATCGAGTTGTTTTTGTAGTTGAAGTTTGGACTTTACAGACTTTGCCTCCAGCTCGAGAAGTTAGTTGCAAGCTTAGAAGATAAATTATGGGCTTCAGCAGATAAATTAAGAGGCAGTATTGATGCATATAAAAATGTAGTCTTGGGGATTATCTTCCTCAAATATATTTCGGATCGTTTTGAAAAAAGATACCAGGAGCTTGTCGATGAGGGCGGTGGTTTTGAAAATGATCGGGATGAGTATGAACGCTTTAACGTTTTCTATGTGCCAGAAAAAGCGCGATGGAAATATATTATTGAACATGCGACCAAGCCGAATATCGGACAGATCATTGATGAAGCGTTTATTGCGATTGAAAAAGAAAATAAAAAGCTGGCAGGCGTGCTCCCTAAAATCTACTC contains:
- a CDS encoding DUF4145 domain-containing protein, whose protein sequence is MLAIKEWNWEKPSKRERKEETFRCPYCNVVVRTTADTRIVDAELGAIKYHIFKCSQCSMPVTIGQDGKIIPPSLFLPFEDIKHLPEKIEKMYVECRKSFSTECYYSVIMVARSLVMHIAVDKGAGANLSFIEYVNYLETEGYTSRHNRPWVDKIRERGNHYIHEIDEATKEDAARIIVFISQLLKNVYELPQMANEV
- a CDS encoding DUF4368 domain-containing protein, which produces MKKRKKNFVNLLADELLTHEEYRENVDATNTEINELVLKKTELTSEFEHENVTENLSQLKSELLSFLNFDELTPEMLHRLVTRIEVREDGMPRIHYRFSAPNN
- a CDS encoding type I restriction endonuclease subunit R, whose protein sequence is MQNTRESGLESLIVDWLVEKNGYDQGTNEDYNKEYTIDETRLFRFLEATQPKQLELLGVKQSRLKYSQFLDRLVGEIAKRGVIDVLRNGVKVYPASLVMFYMTPSEKNPAAKELFEKNIFSVTRQLQYSKDNTRLALDFCVFINGLPVVTCELKNQLTKQDVEDAVYQYKTYRDPKELLFSFKRCMVHFAVDDARVKFCTKLAGKASWFLPFDKGYNDGAGNPPNPNGIMTDYLWKEILTKFSLANIIENYAQVVIDENKKTKKKTEKQIFPRYHQLSVVRSLLANVKANGVGQKYLIQHSAGSGKSNSIAWLAHQLVGLEVNGVAVVDSVIVVTDRVNLDKQIRDTIKQFMQVSNTVAWAERSGDLREAIAGGKKIIITTVHKFPFILNDIGTAHKGSKFAIIIDEAHSSQSGNMSSSMNVALGGDFDPEADVEDKINALVEGRKMLTNASYFAFTATPKNKTLEMFGIPSSQPDGTVKHYPFHNYSMKQAIQEGFILDVLKYYTPIKSFYKLVKTVTDNPEYDKKKAQKRLRAYVESDEFAIATKAGIMVEHFHDIVCRKIDGKARAMVVTSSIERAIEYFYAIYSCLEARKSPYKAIIAFSGDKEYGGKTLNESLINDFPSKDIEDMFAEEPYRILVVADKFQTGYDEPLLHTMYVDKILTDIKAVQTLSRLNRAKEGKFDTFVLDFANESEDIGNAFSRYYRTTILSGETDPNKLYDLISAMEQHQVYTEYHVDGFINLYLGSAERDKLDPILDTCANNYKKLDEAGQVEFKSSAKGFVRTYGFLGAILPYGNAEWEKLSIFLNLLLPKLPSPKEEDLSAGIMESIDLDSYRAEARSMISIQLGDDNAEVAPVPTGGIGGKQPPELDLLTNILSIFNDLFGNIDWKDADNVRAQIQRIPGMVSKDTKYQNAMKNSDKQNARMESDAALQRVIFNIMADNMEIFKQWGDNPSFKKWLADMVFNVTYNTDGKPFSGEATV
- a CDS encoding type I restriction-modification system subunit M N-terminal domain-containing protein yields the protein MKFGLYRLCLQLEKLVASLEDKLWASADKLRGSIDAYKNVVLGIIFLKYISDRFEKRYQELVDEGGGFENDRDEYERFNVFYVPEKARWKYIIEHATKPNIGQIIDEAFIAIEKENKKLAGVLPKIYSGADIDQRRVGEVVLVFENSDTLLIEEDALGRVYEYFLGKFAFMLGQGGGEFYTPSNFEMASGNRVLLSVPRLQRSHGRNQ